The Spirosoma radiotolerans genome has a window encoding:
- a CDS encoding DUF5131 family protein, whose product MAESSIEWTQQTWNPTVGCTKISQGCKFCYAEIMHKRLQGMGKVTGFEKYKADFKTVLPYRDHLDLPLKRKTPTTYFVNSMSDLFHEDLPLAYIVDVFRVMTFARWHTFQVLTKRADRLKTDGQLLFWPDNVWMGVSVESDKHLDRIDALRTTGAKIKFLSLEPLLGPLPNLNLAGIDWVIVGGESGLKPRPIRPEWVDDIRQQCEAAGVAFFFKQWGGTNKKAAGRLLNGRTYDEMPVNTVPA is encoded by the coding sequence ATGGCCGAATCATCTATTGAATGGACTCAGCAGACCTGGAACCCAACCGTAGGCTGTACCAAAATATCACAGGGCTGTAAGTTTTGCTATGCCGAAATTATGCACAAACGTTTACAGGGGATGGGTAAGGTTACCGGCTTTGAGAAGTATAAAGCCGACTTTAAAACGGTACTCCCCTACCGCGACCATCTGGATTTGCCGCTCAAGCGAAAAACGCCAACGACCTATTTTGTCAACTCCATGAGCGATCTGTTTCACGAAGATTTGCCGCTGGCTTACATCGTGGATGTGTTTCGGGTAATGACGTTCGCCCGTTGGCATACGTTTCAGGTACTAACCAAGCGGGCTGACCGGCTCAAAACGGATGGCCAACTACTTTTTTGGCCGGATAACGTGTGGATGGGCGTATCGGTCGAAAGTGACAAGCACCTTGACCGCATTGATGCTTTACGGACTACCGGCGCAAAGATTAAGTTTCTCTCACTGGAGCCGCTTTTAGGGCCACTGCCAAACCTCAATCTTGCGGGCATTGACTGGGTCATCGTCGGTGGTGAAAGTGGCCTAAAGCCGCGCCCTATCCGGCCGGAGTGGGTAGACGATATTCGTCAGCAATGCGAAGCGGCCGGCGTGGCTTTTTTCTTTAAACAGTGGGGCGGTACGAATAAGAAAGCCGCTGGTCGGCTACTCAATGGACGTACCTATGATGAAATGCCTGTAAACACCGTACCAGCATGA
- a CDS encoding DUF4494 family protein, with protein MLTWYQSKVKYEIEANEKRKMISELYLYEAVNFGDVELQCYEHLKSRIKDPDVDAINKAPFSAVVFYSGTTDEWLTDPFYRIGIKWGDDKDLYLIPARDPEQAIERALKYHGSAEKIHVNEIKKTEILAVWHPHNELWQGDWHNRMERLKLAHKHSPDYNQTEMFDTDGKANQEGSTAKTDARRTKKSVTITFRKHNGDPVDA; from the coding sequence ATGCTTACCTGGTACCAATCGAAAGTCAAATACGAAATCGAGGCCAACGAAAAGCGGAAGATGATTTCGGAACTCTATTTATATGAAGCCGTCAACTTTGGCGACGTTGAATTGCAATGTTACGAACACCTGAAAAGTCGCATTAAAGACCCTGACGTCGACGCAATCAACAAGGCCCCCTTCTCGGCTGTCGTTTTCTATTCAGGAACAACGGACGAATGGCTAACTGACCCATTTTACCGAATCGGTATCAAGTGGGGTGACGATAAGGATTTGTATTTGATACCGGCAAGAGATCCGGAGCAGGCTATCGAACGGGCATTAAAGTATCACGGAAGCGCTGAAAAAATACACGTTAACGAAATCAAAAAAACCGAGATACTGGCCGTCTGGCATCCGCACAATGAATTGTGGCAAGGCGATTGGCATAACCGGATGGAACGGCTCAAACTTGCCCATAAACACAGTCCTGACTACAATCAGACCGAAATGTTCGATACGGACGGTAAGGCCAATCAGGAGGGATCGACCGCCAAAACTGATGCCCGTCGAACAAAAAAGAGCGTCACGATCACTTTCCGAAAACACAACGGCGACCCGGTCGACGCCTAA
- a CDS encoding helix-turn-helix domain-containing protein: MDSLWISPDIMELKRTPVEKMLFARICYRAGIAADGVCRDSNPELASAVCIHPQSVTDLVKALAKSGLLTSDPNQKKGNKREITPIRKFLTPYKERADRYKEKTDSKRSKSAPADDYKEIPDSPSKEFPYSPGELQGNSLEGISQILGGYKEIPDSLYKDTKPYKTLENLNAENDVAANDCFVELEEKKGQALTPSSARPPSPKPIPIPAGKVYGDGVLQADVVTYYTQFPDQFPLHIYLPFLRYWTSKNQKGDPVQIGVEKWRTQNQWDIEIRLNSWNERDIKKALENQPQHGNQPATNPNGYTGSAHANRYGSADYETAFNLVDALAKAGGLNGR, translated from the coding sequence ATGGATTCTCTTTGGATTAGTCCCGACATCATGGAACTCAAGCGGACACCCGTTGAGAAGATGCTATTTGCCCGCATCTGTTACCGGGCCGGTATCGCTGCGGATGGTGTATGTCGTGACTCCAATCCTGAACTCGCCAGCGCGGTTTGTATTCATCCGCAAAGCGTCACGGATCTGGTTAAGGCGCTGGCTAAAAGTGGCCTTTTGACCTCTGACCCAAACCAGAAAAAAGGCAACAAACGGGAGATTACCCCTATAAGGAAATTCCTTACACCCTATAAGGAAAGGGCGGATAGGTATAAGGAAAAAACGGATAGTAAACGGTCCAAATCTGCGCCTGCTGACGACTATAAGGAAATTCCTGATAGCCCCTCTAAGGAATTTCCTTATAGTCCCGGTGAGCTACAAGGAAATTCCTTAGAGGGTATAAGTCAAATCCTTGGAGGGTATAAGGAAATTCCTGATAGTCTATATAAGGATACAAAACCTTATAAAACTTTAGAAAACTTAAACGCGGAAAACGACGTGGCCGCGAATGACTGTTTTGTCGAATTAGAAGAAAAAAAAGGGCAGGCCCTAACCCCCAGTTCCGCCCGCCCCCCTTCCCCAAAACCGATACCCATACCAGCCGGGAAAGTCTACGGCGACGGCGTGTTGCAGGCCGATGTGGTCACCTACTACACCCAGTTCCCCGATCAGTTCCCGCTGCACATCTACCTGCCTTTCCTGCGGTACTGGACGAGCAAAAACCAGAAAGGCGACCCGGTTCAGATCGGCGTCGAAAAATGGCGAACCCAAAATCAGTGGGACATCGAAATACGACTCAATTCCTGGAATGAACGTGACATCAAAAAAGCCTTAGAAAATCAACCTCAACATGGAAACCAACCTGCAACCAACCCAAACGGCTATACCGGTTCAGCCCACGCCAACCGCTACGGAAGTGCAGACTACGAAACAGCCTTCAATCTCGTTGATGCCCTTGCTAAAGCGGGTGGTCTCAACGGACGATAA
- a CDS encoding PQQ-dependent sugar dehydrogenase, whose product MKNVVKPLILSGLVATTLLISCSKDEVYDAQIPETNQQPTTAQVQGNVFEPALVQATDARIAQLKLPAGFSIAKFADQLGKPRMLTVSETGNVYVTSREAGTVTLLRDTNNDGQADQKQVVATIKDVHGLTIYSGKMYLVAIHEVYSATINADGTLGTPQQLIGNLPDAGQHPNRTIAFGPDGFMYITVGSTCNACADSNPENATILRANPDGTGRRIFAKGLRNTIGFGWHPETKELYGFDHGIDWLGDEQQKEELNIIKDGAFYGWPYIYGDGNYNPHPRPMGDTTYAQILAKTTLPVLQYDAHAAPLGMVFYTASASAASGFPAEYQNDAFATMRGSWNRSQPSGYNVVRVHFEGGKPVRIDNLVTGFVVDNNQAQFGRPVGITTMPDGSLLFSDDNNGIVYRVSYKK is encoded by the coding sequence ATGAAAAACGTAGTCAAACCACTGATTCTGTCGGGGCTAGTCGCTACCACACTACTAATTTCCTGCAGTAAAGATGAGGTGTACGATGCTCAGATTCCGGAAACGAATCAACAACCTACCACCGCCCAGGTACAGGGTAATGTTTTTGAACCGGCTCTGGTGCAGGCCACTGATGCACGCATCGCGCAACTCAAGCTACCGGCTGGTTTCAGTATCGCTAAGTTTGCCGACCAGCTTGGCAAACCCCGAATGTTAACCGTCAGTGAAACCGGAAATGTGTATGTAACAAGCCGCGAAGCGGGGACCGTTACCTTACTTCGTGACACCAATAACGATGGACAGGCAGACCAGAAACAAGTGGTGGCAACCATCAAAGATGTGCATGGTCTGACCATTTATTCCGGCAAAATGTACTTGGTGGCCATTCACGAAGTGTACTCGGCCACTATCAATGCCGATGGTACGCTGGGAACCCCTCAACAACTAATTGGCAATTTACCAGACGCCGGTCAACACCCGAATCGCACAATTGCTTTTGGACCAGATGGCTTTATGTACATTACGGTAGGAAGTACCTGCAATGCCTGCGCCGACTCGAATCCAGAAAATGCGACCATCTTACGGGCTAATCCAGATGGAACCGGCCGCCGGATTTTCGCTAAGGGGTTACGCAATACCATTGGCTTCGGTTGGCACCCAGAAACGAAAGAGCTCTATGGTTTCGATCACGGCATTGACTGGCTGGGCGACGAGCAGCAGAAAGAAGAACTAAATATTATCAAGGACGGCGCATTCTATGGCTGGCCTTACATATATGGCGATGGAAACTACAATCCTCATCCCAGACCGATGGGCGATACAACCTACGCGCAAATCCTGGCAAAAACTACGCTCCCTGTGTTGCAGTACGATGCGCATGCGGCCCCTCTGGGTATGGTCTTTTACACAGCAAGCGCCAGTGCTGCCAGCGGTTTCCCGGCTGAGTACCAGAACGACGCCTTCGCTACGATGCGCGGCTCCTGGAATCGCAGCCAGCCCTCCGGGTATAACGTCGTGCGGGTACATTTTGAGGGAGGGAAACCCGTTCGAATCGACAATCTGGTAACCGGTTTTGTGGTCGACAATAATCAGGCTCAGTTTGGCCGCCCAGTGGGCATCACCACCATGCCGGATGGGTCCCTCCTATTCTCCGACGACAATAACGGTATTGTGTACCGTGTGAGTTATAAAAAATAA
- a CDS encoding YciE/YciF ferroxidase family protein — translation MASLGTQIANFFSGSDNDTREGLNGLFINELRGIYYAEKQAVDALGEQADASTTDEVRNAFLQHQEETRGQVARLEDVFRSVGADVDDKTCAAIDGLVDDAQTVVANTESGSLTRDAGLIIAGQKIEHHEIAAYGSAVTLAKVLGYSDAARLLQQTLEEEKNTDRKLTQLAESFINQRAASEDDNSSNSGSTQYADQYNTSVNADGTRYSDNTTSAGYGSTTSGTGYTSSDDSLLGGSRSL, via the coding sequence ATGGCTTCTTTAGGAACTCAAATCGCCAATTTTTTTAGTGGTAGTGATAATGACACACGGGAAGGTCTGAATGGTCTTTTTATCAATGAACTGCGCGGCATTTATTACGCCGAAAAACAAGCTGTCGACGCGCTTGGTGAGCAAGCTGACGCATCAACTACAGATGAAGTAAGAAATGCGTTTCTTCAGCATCAGGAAGAAACCCGAGGTCAGGTTGCCCGTCTGGAAGATGTGTTCCGGAGTGTCGGTGCTGACGTCGATGACAAGACATGTGCGGCAATAGATGGCCTGGTCGATGACGCGCAAACGGTAGTGGCGAACACTGAGTCGGGTTCACTGACGCGTGATGCAGGTTTGATCATAGCCGGACAGAAAATCGAGCACCACGAAATTGCTGCTTACGGATCGGCCGTAACGCTGGCTAAAGTATTAGGCTATTCGGATGCTGCTCGCCTGTTGCAGCAAACGCTCGAAGAAGAGAAGAATACTGACCGCAAGCTAACGCAGTTGGCTGAGTCGTTTATTAACCAGCGGGCTGCTTCGGAAGATGACAATTCGTCTAACTCCGGCTCAACACAGTACGCTGATCAGTACAACACATCCGTCAATGCTGACGGTACCCGCTATAGTGATAATACGACATCTGCGGGATATGGTTCAACAACATCAGGAACAGGATATACCTCGTCAGACGATAGTCTGCTAGGCGGTTCCCGTTCGCTGTAA
- a CDS encoding SDR family oxidoreductase — protein MKTAIITGGGQGIGRVTAQYLLTHGYRVAIWEADTDALAELREAFKASSAQILFVSCDVSSEINVKKATEQTVAHFGQIDTLINNAAIMVEKSLDKLTLDEWNRVIGTNLTGPFLCAKHTAPFLAAQKGCIINIGSTRAFQSEPDTFAYSASKGGIVALTHSLAISLGPDVRVNAISPGWIDVSVLKKKAKAKMDELSPEDNAQHPAGRVGQADDIARMILFLIAPENSFITGQNFVVDGGMTRKMIYV, from the coding sequence ATGAAAACAGCGATCATTACGGGCGGAGGTCAGGGTATTGGCCGTGTGACCGCGCAGTATTTACTGACGCACGGCTATCGGGTAGCCATCTGGGAGGCTGATACAGATGCCCTTGCCGAACTTCGCGAAGCATTCAAAGCCTCGTCGGCGCAAATTCTATTTGTCTCCTGCGATGTCTCTAGTGAAATCAACGTAAAGAAAGCTACGGAACAGACGGTTGCTCATTTTGGTCAGATTGACACCCTCATTAACAATGCCGCCATCATGGTTGAAAAGTCGCTTGACAAACTAACCCTGGATGAGTGGAACCGCGTGATTGGCACCAATTTAACCGGACCCTTTCTCTGCGCGAAACATACCGCTCCGTTTCTGGCCGCCCAAAAAGGCTGCATTATTAACATTGGTTCTACCCGAGCGTTTCAATCCGAGCCGGATACGTTTGCTTACTCAGCCAGTAAAGGTGGCATTGTGGCGCTGACCCATTCATTAGCGATTAGCCTGGGCCCCGATGTGCGGGTTAACGCAATCAGTCCCGGATGGATCGATGTATCGGTACTTAAGAAAAAAGCGAAAGCAAAAATGGATGAACTCAGTCCGGAAGATAATGCACAGCACCCGGCTGGTCGGGTAGGTCAGGCCGATGATATAGCCCGAATGATTCTGTTCCTGATAGCGCCTGAAAACAGCTTTATCACCGGCCAGAACTTTGTGGTCGACGGCGGGATGACCCGAAAAATGATCTACGTATAG
- a CDS encoding histone deacetylase family protein: MLQIAFSPVYRLRLPEGHRFPMLKYELIHEQLLYEGTCTQANFFGPTPVDDRWVLGVHTPDYVQALKTGTVDAKMMRRIGFPLTPELIEREWIITQGTIDCTQLARRDGVAMNIAGGTHHAFPDRGEGFCMLNDVGVAAHYLLEAGQSRQILVIDLDVHQGNGTACMFQHEPRVFTFSMQGQDNYPLKKEQSDLDINLPTGTTDDVYLNTLYDLLPGLIRQVQPDFLFYVSGVDILASDRLGKLSVSRDGCKQRDIFVFEQAIKHGLPIAVSMGGGYSPRLTDIVEAHCNTFRVAADLFF; encoded by the coding sequence ATGCTTCAGATTGCGTTTTCGCCGGTGTACCGGCTCCGGTTGCCTGAAGGGCACCGGTTTCCCATGCTCAAGTACGAATTGATCCACGAACAACTGCTTTATGAGGGAACCTGCACGCAGGCTAATTTCTTCGGTCCTACGCCCGTCGACGACCGATGGGTGCTGGGTGTTCATACGCCGGATTATGTACAGGCGCTGAAAACGGGCACAGTCGACGCCAAAATGATGCGTCGGATTGGGTTTCCGTTAACGCCCGAATTGATTGAGCGTGAATGGATTATTACCCAGGGGACAATTGACTGTACGCAGCTTGCCCGTCGGGATGGCGTGGCCATGAATATTGCGGGCGGCACGCATCATGCGTTCCCGGATCGGGGCGAGGGATTCTGTATGCTCAACGATGTCGGTGTGGCAGCCCATTACCTGCTTGAAGCCGGACAGTCCCGGCAGATTCTGGTGATCGACCTGGATGTGCATCAGGGAAACGGAACCGCCTGCATGTTTCAGCACGAACCCCGGGTTTTTACATTCAGCATGCAAGGGCAAGACAATTATCCGCTCAAAAAAGAGCAATCCGATCTGGACATTAATCTGCCGACCGGTACAACCGACGACGTCTACCTAAACACGCTATATGACCTTTTGCCCGGCCTGATTCGGCAAGTGCAACCCGATTTTTTGTTTTATGTATCGGGCGTCGATATTCTGGCTTCTGACCGGCTGGGTAAATTGAGCGTAAGTCGGGATGGGTGCAAACAGCGGGATATTTTCGTATTCGAACAGGCAATCAAACATGGCTTGCCGATTGCTGTCTCAATGGGTGGCGGTTACTCGCCCCGCCTGACCGATATTGTCGAAGCCCATTGTAATACGTTCCGCGTAGCTGCCGATCTGTTTTTTTGA
- a CDS encoding HpcH/HpaI aldolase family protein → MKQNIVKTRLKNNQPVLGVLSNSNDPTVAELCGYSGLDFYMIDGEHSSVTTSEVQNIVRACELSGITALARVRSNDPKLILQFLDAGVMGIMMPAISTVAEAEALVQAVYYPPVGARGFAPVRANDYLLGSMNQGEFVAFANEQVLVLAQIEDKEAIDNLDDLLTVEGIDGFVIGPRDLAMSMGYYDGPGHDEVKRTIAGVVEKIRKAGRIAGTTAATGDQARALIDRGVLFCLNSFAGLLKTASTDFMKGRG, encoded by the coding sequence ATGAAGCAAAATATCGTTAAAACCAGACTTAAAAATAATCAGCCCGTTTTGGGTGTGCTGTCTAATAGTAATGATCCGACCGTGGCCGAATTGTGTGGTTATTCGGGACTGGATTTTTACATGATCGATGGAGAACACAGTTCCGTCACTACATCTGAGGTACAGAACATTGTACGAGCCTGCGAATTAAGTGGCATCACGGCACTGGCCCGCGTTCGGAGTAACGACCCCAAACTGATCCTTCAGTTCTTAGATGCGGGCGTAATGGGCATCATGATGCCTGCCATTAGCACGGTTGCCGAAGCCGAAGCGCTGGTGCAGGCTGTCTATTATCCGCCCGTGGGTGCCCGTGGTTTTGCGCCCGTGCGCGCCAATGATTACCTGCTGGGCAGCATGAACCAGGGCGAGTTCGTTGCGTTTGCTAACGAGCAGGTGCTGGTACTGGCTCAAATTGAAGACAAGGAAGCCATTGACAATCTCGACGATTTACTAACCGTGGAAGGAATCGATGGATTTGTCATTGGTCCCCGCGATCTGGCCATGAGCATGGGCTACTATGATGGACCCGGCCATGACGAGGTAAAACGAACTATTGCCGGTGTAGTCGAAAAAATCAGAAAGGCTGGGCGCATTGCCGGTACCACAGCTGCCACTGGCGATCAGGCCAGAGCCTTGATTGATCGGGGTGTCCTGTTCTGCCTGAACTCATTCGCTGGTTTGTTAAAAACAGCCTCGACGGATTTTATGAAAGGGAGAGGGTAA
- the rplU gene encoding 50S ribosomal protein L21: MYAIVEIAGQQFKIQKGRHIYTHRLEGDVDAALASDKVKILLVDNEGSITVGAPTVAGATVSAKIVEHLKGEKVIIFKKKRRKGYKKKNGHRQYLTKVMIEDITL; this comes from the coding sequence ATGTACGCAATCGTAGAGATCGCAGGGCAGCAATTCAAGATCCAGAAGGGTCGCCATATCTATACCCACCGGTTAGAAGGTGACGTGGACGCTGCACTTGCCTCCGACAAGGTGAAAATTCTCCTTGTTGACAACGAAGGGAGCATTACCGTTGGTGCTCCAACTGTCGCAGGAGCGACAGTATCGGCTAAAATAGTCGAACACCTTAAGGGCGAGAAGGTTATCATCTTCAAGAAAAAACGCCGGAAAGGATACAAAAAGAAAAACGGCCACCGTCAGTACTTGACGAAGGTCATGATCGAAGACATAACCCTCTAG
- the rpmA gene encoding 50S ribosomal protein L27: protein MAHKKGVGSSRNGRDSQSKRLGVKLFGGQSAIPGNIIVRQRGTKHHPGKNVGLGKDYTLFALVAGTVKFRPGRDSRSYVDIIPAETAAVEVAA from the coding sequence ATGGCACACAAGAAAGGTGTAGGTAGTTCCAGAAACGGCCGTGATTCGCAAAGCAAGCGGCTGGGTGTTAAGTTGTTCGGTGGCCAGTCGGCTATTCCAGGTAACATCATCGTCCGTCAGCGCGGTACGAAACACCACCCCGGCAAAAATGTCGGTTTAGGTAAAGACTATACGCTATTCGCGCTGGTAGCGGGTACGGTGAAATTCCGTCCGGGCCGCGATAGCCGCTCGTACGTGGATATCATCCCAGCAGAAACCGCTGCGGTTGAAGTAGCTGCTTAA
- a CDS encoding NifU family protein, with amino-acid sequence MNPTLSRPVSIFTEGSPNPNSMKFVVNFELVPEGLSFDYATPGDALLDGKASPLTVALFGFDFVRRVFISGNFVTVTKDDETDWDDVLLEVKLFLKDYFGEQKPIFSQRTVETNTTKLDMDSETVQKIKAVLDQYIKPAVESDGGAISFYSFDEPSGTVKVLLQGSCSGCPSSTLTLKSGIENLLTRLVPEVKLVEAEGV; translated from the coding sequence ATGAATCCTACGCTAAGCCGTCCCGTATCCATTTTTACGGAAGGAAGCCCCAATCCGAACTCCATGAAGTTCGTCGTTAATTTTGAACTGGTTCCCGAGGGACTGTCGTTCGATTATGCTACCCCAGGTGATGCCTTGCTTGATGGAAAAGCCTCTCCATTAACGGTTGCTCTGTTCGGGTTTGACTTTGTGCGCCGGGTGTTCATATCGGGCAACTTTGTAACCGTCACAAAGGACGACGAAACCGATTGGGATGATGTGTTGCTGGAAGTCAAACTCTTTCTTAAAGACTACTTTGGCGAGCAGAAACCTATCTTCTCGCAACGAACCGTAGAGACCAACACGACCAAGTTGGACATGGATTCTGAAACAGTCCAGAAGATAAAAGCGGTGCTGGATCAATACATCAAACCGGCCGTCGAGTCGGATGGAGGGGCCATCAGCTTTTATTCATTCGATGAGCCGAGTGGAACCGTAAAGGTATTGTTACAAGGTTCCTGCAGCGGTTGCCCATCATCCACCCTGACCCTTAAATCAGGTATCGAAAACCTGTTGACCCGTCTGGTACCCGAGGTTAAACTGGTAGAAGCAGAGGGCGTTTAA
- a CDS encoding DUF5723 family protein has protein sequence MRYSFALLSTLLISITSFSQNLLGISTSRYGGTNRLYINPALAADSPSKFYLNVFTGNGHVDNNYVRYQAPFSLLRLITGTVPPQYKSADGSIKFSSDYTREMLNGRAKNGTIWGEVRGPAFLIKTGQSSAFAVTTRFRAVGQVVGASESLLSALRASLSDGAFYSVPSNDNKFSANTNTYAELGLTYAGAILEGDGRKLLLGATAKFLLGYNAQQLINRGLNYRIVTDPNNSSSALLEVNKLDATLAYTTFLENRSLNPQTLFNTAAPGKGLGLDVGLTYVDQYDEDSPALQIGVAVTDIGGLTYTGPKYNYNDLGASPAQFRGSDFNQISGPQGIAQVIQNRLNTGRTPDSQRFNAGLPTSLNLSADYQLPGGLGINVTYLQDLRSMQATAIHQPSLFAVTPRYDARWLSLAAPIAYLNGGLTAGASVRVGPGWLGSDNLLGLLGSSSNSIKPRGLDLYLGIAFGIGRANDERYDR, from the coding sequence ATGAGGTATTCGTTTGCTTTACTGTCAACTCTACTCATATCCATAACTAGTTTTTCGCAAAACTTACTCGGTATCTCTACCAGTCGGTATGGAGGAACTAATCGACTTTATATAAACCCGGCCCTGGCAGCCGATTCCCCGTCAAAATTTTACCTGAATGTTTTTACGGGCAATGGTCACGTAGACAATAACTACGTTCGGTATCAGGCTCCTTTTTCATTACTGCGTTTGATTACGGGCACTGTACCCCCCCAATATAAAAGTGCTGACGGGTCCATCAAGTTTTCGTCTGATTACACACGGGAAATGTTGAACGGGCGGGCTAAAAACGGCACAATCTGGGGCGAAGTGCGGGGCCCCGCTTTCCTGATAAAGACGGGCCAGAGCAGTGCGTTTGCGGTCACAACACGCTTCCGGGCTGTGGGGCAGGTCGTTGGTGCCTCCGAATCGTTACTGTCAGCGCTTCGGGCGAGTTTGAGCGATGGGGCTTTTTACAGCGTTCCCAGCAACGATAACAAATTCAGCGCCAACACGAACACGTATGCCGAGTTGGGGCTAACCTATGCCGGGGCGATCCTGGAAGGTGACGGCCGGAAACTTCTGCTTGGTGCAACCGCTAAATTTCTGCTCGGTTATAATGCGCAGCAGCTTATTAACAGAGGGTTGAATTACCGCATTGTCACAGATCCGAACAATTCCAGCAGTGCCCTATTGGAAGTGAATAAACTGGATGCGACCCTGGCTTATACAACTTTTCTGGAAAACCGCAGCCTGAATCCGCAGACGCTGTTCAATACGGCGGCACCTGGCAAGGGGCTGGGACTGGATGTTGGGCTAACTTATGTCGACCAATACGACGAAGATAGTCCTGCGTTGCAAATCGGGGTCGCCGTGACGGATATTGGTGGACTTACCTACACCGGACCTAAGTACAACTATAACGATTTGGGAGCCAGTCCAGCACAGTTCAGAGGAAGTGATTTCAATCAGATCAGTGGTCCACAGGGTATTGCCCAGGTTATCCAGAATAGATTGAATACAGGTCGTACTCCAGACAGTCAACGGTTCAATGCTGGCTTACCGACTTCGTTAAACCTCTCGGCTGATTATCAACTGCCGGGTGGATTGGGTATCAACGTGACATATCTGCAAGACCTACGGTCGATGCAGGCAACGGCTATTCACCAGCCGTCGCTGTTTGCTGTTACGCCCCGCTATGATGCGCGCTGGTTAAGCTTAGCCGCTCCGATTGCTTATCTCAATGGTGGCCTGACAGCCGGCGCTTCGGTGCGGGTGGGGCCGGGCTGGCTTGGAAGCGATAACCTGCTGGGATTACTGGGAAGCAGCTCCAATAGCATCAAGCCACGCGGTCTGGATCTCTACCTTGGGATAGCTTTTGGCATTGGCCGAGCCAATGACGAACGATACGATCGTTGA